A portion of the Vespula vulgaris chromosome 24, iyVesVulg1.1, whole genome shotgun sequence genome contains these proteins:
- the LOC127071996 gene encoding uncharacterized protein LOC127071996 isoform X4: MIKATMFCVKSRQLPMLQVSGNCFFPFNPSLQEELKRLFTDDFTFYSYYTNPYPNVDDVMEEFRHNGRDFEYCPDVDDYPQPVPNIRRKKPKKPLPNVCVFCRNNGVEEIYYRQHLIKYADGRVQCPVLRF; encoded by the exons atgataAAAGCCACGATGTTTTGTGTCAAATCGAGGCAACTACCGATGCTTCAAGTTTCGGGAAATTGCTTTTTCCCTTTCAACCCAAGCTTGCAAGAGGAACTTAAACGATTATTCACCGATGATTTCACGTTCTACAGCTACTATACTAATCCGTATCCTAACG TGGACGACGTGATGGAAGAATTTCGTCACAATGGACGGGATTTCGAATATTGCCCGGATGTCGACGATTATCCACAGCCTGTACCGAATATTCGTCGAAAAAAGCCGAAAAAGCCATTGCCAAACGTATGTGTCTTTTGTAGAAACAATGGCGTTGAAGAGATATATTATCGGCAACATTTGATCAAGTATGCCGATGGCCGTGTACAGTGTCCCGTTCTTag ATTCTGA
- the LOC127071996 gene encoding nanos homolog 2 isoform X1: MIKATMFCVKSRQLPMLQVSGNCFFPFNPSLQEELKRLFTDDFTFYSYYTNPYPNVDDVMEEFRHNGRDFEYCPDVDDYPQPVPNIRRKKPKKPLPNVCVFCRNNGVEEIYYRQHLIKYADGRVQCPVLRAYTCPICGATGDTAHTVSHCPMRSKNSASYQSKPSIETISTTNDPKLQRSSIGKRRQK; encoded by the exons atgataAAAGCCACGATGTTTTGTGTCAAATCGAGGCAACTACCGATGCTTCAAGTTTCGGGAAATTGCTTTTTCCCTTTCAACCCAAGCTTGCAAGAGGAACTTAAACGATTATTCACCGATGATTTCACGTTCTACAGCTACTATACTAATCCGTATCCTAACG TGGACGACGTGATGGAAGAATTTCGTCACAATGGACGGGATTTCGAATATTGCCCGGATGTCGACGATTATCCACAGCCTGTACCGAATATTCGTCGAAAAAAGCCGAAAAAGCCATTGCCAAACGTATGTGTCTTTTGTAGAAACAATGGCGTTGAAGAGATATATTATCGGCAACATTTGATCAAGTATGCCGATGGCCGTGTACAGTGTCCCGTTCTTag GGCCTATACATGTCCAATCTGTGGTGCTACAGGAGATACAGCACATACCGTGAGCCATTGTCCAATGAGGTCGAAAAATTCAGCATCTTATCAATCAAAACCATCAATTGAAACAATTTCAACTACGAACGATCCCAAATTACAAAGAAGTTCAATAGGTAAACGacgacaaaaataa
- the LOC127071996 gene encoding nanos homolog 3 isoform X3 yields MLRKTLNFKVIIVTYYITFRYNRKIYFKVASLSKMDDVMEEFRHNGRDFEYCPDVDDYPQPVPNIRRKKPKKPLPNVCVFCRNNGVEEIYYRQHLIKYADGRVQCPVLRAYTCPICGATGDTAHTVSHCPMRSKNSASYQSKPSIETISTTNDPKLQRSSIGKRRQK; encoded by the exons ATGTTGCGAAAAACATTGAATTTCAAGGTCATTATTGTTACCTATTACATCACATTTCGTTACAATCGTAAGATTTACTTCAAAGTCGCATCTCTATCCAAAA TGGACGACGTGATGGAAGAATTTCGTCACAATGGACGGGATTTCGAATATTGCCCGGATGTCGACGATTATCCACAGCCTGTACCGAATATTCGTCGAAAAAAGCCGAAAAAGCCATTGCCAAACGTATGTGTCTTTTGTAGAAACAATGGCGTTGAAGAGATATATTATCGGCAACATTTGATCAAGTATGCCGATGGCCGTGTACAGTGTCCCGTTCTTag GGCCTATACATGTCCAATCTGTGGTGCTACAGGAGATACAGCACATACCGTGAGCCATTGTCCAATGAGGTCGAAAAATTCAGCATCTTATCAATCAAAACCATCAATTGAAACAATTTCAACTACGAACGATCCCAAATTACAAAGAAGTTCAATAGGTAAACGacgacaaaaataa
- the LOC127071996 gene encoding uncharacterized protein LOC127071996 isoform X2 codes for MIKATMFCVKSRQLPMLQVSGNCFFPFNPSLQEELKRLFTDDFTFYSYYTNPYPNVDDVMEEFRHNGRDFEYCPDVDDYPQPVPNIRRKKPKKPLPNVCVFCRNNGVEEIYYRQHLIKYADGRVQCPVLSLEGKRRGNKWINLIYTWIYVSLCRGVTPFDSFIEFVLIFLFHRYPR; via the exons atgataAAAGCCACGATGTTTTGTGTCAAATCGAGGCAACTACCGATGCTTCAAGTTTCGGGAAATTGCTTTTTCCCTTTCAACCCAAGCTTGCAAGAGGAACTTAAACGATTATTCACCGATGATTTCACGTTCTACAGCTACTATACTAATCCGTATCCTAACG TGGACGACGTGATGGAAGAATTTCGTCACAATGGACGGGATTTCGAATATTGCCCGGATGTCGACGATTATCCACAGCCTGTACCGAATATTCGTCGAAAAAAGCCGAAAAAGCCATTGCCAAACGTATGTGTCTTTTGTAGAAACAATGGCGTTGAAGAGATATATTATCGGCAACATTTGATCAAGTATGCCGATGGCCGTGTACAGTGTCCCGTTCTTag CTTGGAAGGTAAGCGACGAGGGAATAAATGGATAAATCTTATTTATACatggatatatgtatctctgtGTAGAGGAGTGACTCCATTCGATAGTTTCATCGAGTttgttttgatatttttgtttcataggTATCCTAGGTAG